From the genome of Torulaspora globosa chromosome 2, complete sequence, one region includes:
- a CDS encoding uncharacterized protein (ancestral locus Anc_1.114) has product MKHEDASSEQLSYYSLSDSEIDSDLRRDRADQPVRMTETKFRSSSDGVSENSSPDFFIGGAKVRTNSKSHESLYRGKSIYDDEPEEEDSDILQSTSTTSPIGQLYGTNSGKNQPDFDKTEQDIQQKRATHKIFTFALPFGGKSILPSSPISSIVSSMMSNESVDKNGATDKYKIKEKLKRSESITTLEELALFKNTKGIDNVRARALKKTFELESLKQTLKNITSSTGDLTSDGYQITRLDTIWNELEGNFLVMGGYRGSILRDAKTNRRVWIPIRAGLNIRKVDLLIGPTDEDEAQAQRIIKPDGMLTHIGPVDVSKRLIKKLKSNPNVEVENYGYDWRLSLDISAEQLRQKLQDIYDSQTVKKGTFIIAHSMGGMVAHKVLQDHTHLIRGIIYVGAPSECPNILGPLKFGDEVIMNKTILSKEANFFMRSSFYFLPTNGTCFVNKTTYKKYHIDFFDPTVWVKLGLSPVVDEDRKKLEMKLTRKEEGDERATIIEYKNQKQNMAKTESKEKQPQPGISAEVKDLLGLINPVPILRSLSGPSAFTSHTIKPLKVLNPAPLLSKFSSATTDVIGLKDGKECDQEDGALTFLTPYEECLQYLIRTLRRAKNYLNSLGHIKDKTYPPLVIVYSKSVPTVRGVKIDGLDDIKRGNYNNFYYGPGDGVVHHKWLLPEQRGFPLAAKIESTCGHVSLLSDLDSMAKALISLVDEEKKADTEESCK; this is encoded by the coding sequence ATGAAGCATGAAGATGCAAGCTCCGAGCAATTATCTTACTATAGCTTATCAGACAGCGAGATCGACTCTGACTTAAGACGAGATCGAGCGGATCAGCCGGTCAGAATGACTGAAACCAAGTTCCGCTCGTCTTCAGATGGGGTTAGCGAAAATTCTAGTCCAGATTTCTTCATAGGTGGTGCAAAAGTTCGAACAAATAGCAAGAGCCATGAGTCGCTTTACAGAGGCAAGTCAATATACGACGACGAAccagaggaagaggatAGTGACATACTTCAGTCTACCAGCACAACATCACCAATTGGCCAACTCTATGGAACGAACAGTGGGAAGAATCAACCAGATTTCGACAAAACCGAGCAGGATATACAGCAGAAAAGGGCTACTCATAAAATATTCACATTTGCATTACCTTTCGGTGGCAAATCGATTCTACCGTCATCTCCCATTTCCAGCATCGTCAGCTCAATGATGTCTAACGAATCTGTTGATAAAAATGGGGCTACAGATAAATATAAAATCaaggagaaactgaaaagatcagaatcTATTACAACGTTAGAAGAGCTAGcacttttcaagaacacaAAGGGAATTGATAATGTAAGGGCCAGAGCACTCAAGAAAACTTTTGAGCTGGAATCATTGAAACAAACACTCAAGAATATAACTTCCTCTACAGGTGATCTGACATCTGACGGATATCAAATAACGCGACTCGATACAATATGGAACGAATTGGAAGGAAATTTTCTAGTGATGGGCGGCTACCGAGGAAGTATCTTGAGGGATGCCAAAACGAACAGGAGAGTGTGGATCCCGATCAGAGCAGGTCTCAATATTAGAAAAGTTGATTTACTAATAGGTCCGACagacgaagatgaagccCAGGCTCAAAGAATAATAAAACCCGACGGAATGTTGACTCATATAGGTCCCGTTGACGTTTCAAAACGACTAATCAAAAAACTTAAATCAAACCCCAACGTAGAGGTAGAAAACTATGGGTACGACTGGCGCCTATCTTTAGACATATCTGCTGAGCAGCTTCGTCAAAAACTGCAAGACATCTACGATTCTCAAACAGTAAAGAAAGGCACTTTTATCATTGCTCATTCAATGGGAGGCATGGTAGCTCACAAGGTCCTACAAGATCACACTCATTTGATCAGAGGTATTATTTATGTTGGAGCACCCAGTGAGTGTCCCAACATCTTAGGTCCACTGAAATTCGGCGATGAGGTCATTATGAATAAAACAATTCTCAGCAAGGAAgccaatttcttcatgagATCAAGTTTTTATTTTCTGCCAACTAATGGGACTTGCTTTGTGAACAAGACCACTTATAAGAAATATCATATAGATTTCTTTGATCCCACAGTGTGGGTGAAATTGGGATTGTCACCTGTGGTTGATGAAgacaggaagaaattggagaTGAAACTAACGCGCAAAGAGGAGGGAGACGAAAGAGCAACCATTATAGAGTATAAAAACCAGAAACAAAATATGGCCAAAACGGAGTCTAAAGAAAAGCAACCACAGCCCGGTATATCAGCAGAAGTTAAAGATCTGTTAGGACTTATCAACCCAGTCCCTATATTAAGGTCTCTGTCTGGTCCCAGTGCATTCACTTCACACACAATAAAGCCGCTGAAGGTCCTGAATCCGGCTCCGCTGCTCTCCAAATTTTCATCAGCAACAACCGATGTGATTGGGCTTAAAGACGGAAAGGAATGCGACCAGGAAGACGGAGCGCTAACTTTCCTAACGCCATATGAGGAGTGCCTACAATATCTCATCAGAACTTTGCGCAGGGCCAAAAACTACTTAAATAGCCTCGGCCACATTAAAGACAAGACTTATCCACCACTAGTAATAGTGTACAGCAAATCTGTTCCCACCGTCAGAGGTGTTAAGATTGACGGATTAGACGACATTAAGCGAGGAAACTACAACAACTTTTACTACGGACCAGGCGACGGGGTGGTGCACCACAAATGGTTACTGCCCGAACAAAGAGGCTTTCCGCTGGCTGCTAAGATTGAGTCTACTTGCGGGCATGTTAGTCTACTTTCCGATCTAGACTCAATGGCCAAAGCGTTGATCTCCTTGGtggatgaggaaaagaaagCAGACACAGAAGAATCATGTAAATAA
- the CRS1 gene encoding cysteine--tRNA ligase (ancestral locus Anc_1.115): MKNFGFSVRKFMSTGKVAQPKWIEPKVHKERPCLKLYNSLTREKEVFVPKSGGKLVTWYSCGPTVYDASHMGHARNYVSIDINRRILSDYFGYNVKFVQNVTDIDDKIIVRARQNYLFDKFVSRSEEHNMGDVVDALSVYVAKNMNLSGLETIESIRSAIETLNVDEEKLKNPKFNMHYNAVMRALKALESLEKKGFNDDIKDIYVPFLDSKFGSSVTDPEIFRKLPAYWEEQFDNDMRRLNVLPPTVTTRVSEYVPEIIEFVKKIIDNGYGYATDDGSVYFDTVKFDSSEKHDYAKNQPWNKGQLDLIKEGEGSLTSSNGGKKSANDFALWKASKPGEPRWISPWGSGRPGWHIECSVMASDILGECMDIHSGGIDLAFPHHDNEMAQSEACFESEQWVNYFLHTGHLHIEGQKMSKSLKNFITIDEALEKYSSRQLRLAFLLTQWNNQLDFKESLLLEVKSLENMFSNFFKNTRALKSDDSSRVSKKLGSREKDLLSYLEKVEEDIDCALCDNLSTPQCMKLLSELVNKSNTYISDAGADVRTEVLVAVCKYISKFFGIAGIPIREDQLGWYEGDVRQENNKEEQILPYVQCLAKFRDQVRQFAIDNRDPKKFLELTDKLRNEELLNLNVLLDDRSGQGALVKLISEEEKVRIVEEARQETEKRQAKKASEEAKRREREAKEKERLEKAKIPPQELFKQPELYSEWDEDGIPTKDKEGNAITKSMTKKLKKLWLQQEKLYKSVN, translated from the coding sequence atgaagaattttggaTTCAGCGTACGAAAATTCATGTCAACTGGTAAAGTAGCGCAACCAAAATGGATTGAACCAAAGGTTCATAAAGAAAGACCTTGCTTGAAACTGTACAACAGTTTAACTCGGGAAAAAGAAGTCTTTGTGCCAAAATCTGGCGGTAAACTTGTGACATGGTATTCTTGCGGGCCTACCGTTTATGACGCTTCTCATATGGGACATGCGAGAAACTATGTCTCCATTGACATCAATAGAAGAATTTTGTCTGACTACTTTGGATACAATGTGAAGTTTGTTCAAAATGTGACTGATATTGATGATAAGATTATCGTGAGAGCTAGACAAAACTATCTTTTTGATAAATTTGTTTCGCGGAGTGAAGAGCATAATATGGGTGATGTTGTTGATGCTTTGTCTGTCTATGTTGCAAAAAATATGAACTTGTCTGGTTTAGAAACTATTGAGAGCATTCGTTCAGCCATTGAGACACTTAATGTGGATGAAGAGAAGTTAAAAAATCCAAAGTTCAATATGCATTATAACGCAGTCATGAGGGCGTTGAAGGCGCTGGAAAGTCTGGAAAAGAAAGGGTTTAATGATGACATCAAAGATATCTATGTGCCATTTCTTGATTCTAAGTTTGGGTCATCTGTAACCGACCCGGAGATTTTTCGAAAGCTGCCCGCTTATTGGGAAGAGCAGTTCGACAATGACATGAGAAGGCTTAACGTGCTGCCCCCTACGGTTACTACTAGAGTGTCTGAGTATGTTCCAGAAATTATCGAAtttgtgaagaagatcattgACAATGGATATGGGTATGCTACGGATGATGGGTCAGTTTATTTTGATACTGTAAAGTTCGATTCTTCGGAAAAACATGATTATGCAAAGAATCAACCGTGGAATAAAGGCCAGCTCGATTTGATCAAGGAAGGTGAAGGCAGTTTAACCTCGTCTAACGGCGGGAAGAAGTCAGCGAATGATTTTGCGTTATGGAAGGCTTCAAAACCGGGCGAGCCACGTTGGATTTCTCCTTGGGGCTCAGGCAGACCTGGGTGGCATATAGAGTGTTCTGTTATGGCTAGTGATATTTTGGGAGAGTGTATGGATATTCACTCTGGTGGAATCGATCTGGCTTTCCCTCATCATGATAACGAGATGGCTCAGTCAGAAGCTTGTTTTGAGAGTGAGCAATGGGTTAACTATTTCTTACACACCGGTCACTTGCATATTGAAGGACAAAAGATGTCCAAGtcgttgaagaatttcatcacaattgatgaagcccTCGAAAAATATAGTTCGAGACAATTGAGGTTGGCCTTTTTGTTAACTCAGTGGAATAATCAGCTTGATTTCAAGGAGAGTCTTTTACTGGAGGTTAAGAGTCTCGAGAATATgttttccaatttcttTAAGAATACGAGGGCTTTGAAGTCTGACGATAGCTCGCGCGTTAGTAAAAAGCTTGGATCTCGTGAGAAGGATTTGTTAAGCTATCTGGAAAAGGTTgaggaagatatcgatTGTGCTCTTTGTGACAATTTATCCACTCCTCAGTGCATGAAGTTGCTAAGCGAGCTGGTGAACAAGAGCAACACTTACATATCAGATGCCGGTGCTGATGTGAGAACAGAGGTTTTAGTTGCTGTGTGCAAATATATCTCAAAGTTTTTTGGAATAGCAGGTATTCCAATACGAGAAGACCAACTAGGATGGTATGAAGGTGACGTGAGGCAGGAGAACAACAAGGAGGAGCAGATTCTGCCATATGTGCAATGTTTGGCCAAGTTCAGAGACCAGGTGAGACAGTTTGCAATTGACAATAGAGATCCGAAGAAGTTTTTAGAATTGACAGACAAACTGAGAAACGAGGAGCTTTTGAACCTCAACGTGTTGCTTGATGATAGAAGTGGCCAGGGAGCCCTGGTGAAATTGatcagcgaagaagagaaggtCCGTATAGTTGAGGAAGCTAGACAGGAGACTGAGAAGAGGCAAGCGAAAAAGGCTAGCGAAGAGGCAAAAAGGCGAGAACGAGAAGcgaaagagaaggaaagacTGGAGAAGGCCAAAATTCCGCCGCAGGAGCTGTTCAAGCAGCCGGAGTTGTACTCGGAGTGGGACGAGGACGGCATTCCGACCAAAGATAAAGAAGGAAATGCCATAACAAAGAGCATGaccaagaaattgaagaagttatGGTTACAACAGGAGAAGCTATACAAGTCTGTAAACTAG
- the CWC25 gene encoding U2-type spliceosomal complex subunit CWC25 (ancestral locus Anc_1.117), which translates to MAGSSDLNLLKSWNPKLAKNRQKVQKKEQEALEEEKKIRQAAKERELNDLATAKSKTGLEWMYDVPKQPETKSLPQEKPKLQRKNSTEKRIPTANKAKASRYDKDDPMNKFKVAKKRLNKK; encoded by the coding sequence ATGGCAGGCTCAAGTGATCTCAACCTGTTGAAGTCGTGGAACCCAAAGCTTGCGAAGAACAGGCAGAAAGTGcaaaagaaagagcaagaggcgctagaagaagagaagaaaatacgCCAGGCAGCCAAGGAACGAGAACTCAATGACTTGGCTACCGCAAAGTCCAAGACAGGGTTAGAATGGATGTACGATGTTCCTAAACAGCCAGAGACAAAATCTTTGCCACAGGAAAAACCCAAGCTCCAACGCAAGAACTCTACAGAAAAGCGTATACCGACGGCTAACAAAGCCAAAGCGTCAAGATACGACAAGGATGATCCAATGAACAAGTTCAAAGTGGCGAAGAAAAGATTAAACAAGAAATAA
- the SUI1 gene encoding translation initiation factor eIF1 (ancestral locus Anc_1.118) yields MSIENLKSFDPFADTGDDETTTANYIHIRIQQRNGRKTLTTVQGVPEEYDLKRILKVLKKDFACNGNIVKDSDMGEIIQLQGDQRAKVCEFLTTQLGMQKKNIKIHGF; encoded by the coding sequence ATGTCTATTGAAAACCTAAAATCTTTCGATCCATTTGCTGACACCGGTGACGACGAAACTACAACTGCTAACTACATTCATATCCGTATCCAACAGAGAAATGGTAGAAAGACGCTAACCACAGTTCAAGGTGTCCCAGAAGAATATGATTTAAAGCGTATCCTCAAAGTCCTGAAGAAAGACTTTGCATGCAACGGCAACATCGTCAAGGACTCCGATATGGGCGAAATTATCCAGCTGCAGGGCGACCAAAGGGCCAAAGTGTGCGAATTCTTGACCACCCAGCTGGGCATGCAAAAGAAAAACATCAAGATTCACGGTTTTTAA
- the RAD50 gene encoding MRX complex DNA-binding subunit (ancestral locus Anc_1.110) produces the protein MSAIYKLSIQGIRSFDSNDRETIEFGKPLTLIVGANGSGKTTIIECLKYATSGDLPPNSKGGAFVHDPKITGEKDIRAQVKLAFTSANNLNMIVTRNIQLLVKKTTTTFKTLEGQLVIVNGNGNRNTLSTRSVELDTQVPLYLGVPKAILDYVIFCHQEDSLWPLSEPANLKKKFDEIFQAMKFTKALDNLKGIKKDMSIDIRLLKQSVEHLRVDRDRSKMTEVNINQLEAKVDAYKAEVKEIENQLVDITEQSDHLFKSNQDFQKILSRVENLKNNRESLSQQIKRLSNAVDIIDLPRKEVEQLLKSFASTLKVKEMEMKHLEEETKQMKERVSKLQAECNGLMIRQGELTAACDLNEKRKDRLRQKGQEVIALYKLTVNDQCSSDVILSKLKSVRDKLRLQSEEIEEVANREIEALERELNGIRRSAIVRNERLEYGKQDRDKISREIDRLQKELAALDISGEDLETERASLNRFTEKLKEWEKVDVVGALNKQIKEKNDQMVILENELDTLQTRISRTNDQADLYARLSIVKQSLQDKFEEMNKKIQTLEDDPMTHRWQLKYGPDLDIEFKRKYIDVQKETSGKRQLLQDLDKKYTEAALNLNNTESELAKNRKLKENLLAKLQKALPEDCPIEDYDEVVAESESSYRIALENLKMHQTTIEFNKRALEVAEKERSCYLCSRKFENEKFASGLLEKLRTRTDSRFEDTLKETVSNEKEYLDTLRGLKEDILSLQSAKSRIADLSEAKSNLREEVKRLKIDRDQCEVELKKVEEDRSHAEQILRPIVDYIIRSVKEVKQLEDQNKTITDELALYGTSEDGVRTVEELQTLQRSKNDLLRSCRKEINYLQEEKQNKLGEYTRLSSVIKERGSKVTELEKQLMLKENITADINSKSEQLNDLESTIESLGKEVDAQNEKMKHSETQLTKRKKTFAEEHAASQNSCKAIDGHINELSKLKTDVDSFALDGPQELESCTKQLEERQREVRSLSEAIERESEGLMKQAQRVKDSNNEKRNLEQNLELINLKESLSSIEKEINDLDVQNAEAERDKYQQESLRLRNLYEKLSSENAGKLGEIKQLQNQIEAFARQLQTDYKDVENDYHKKWVELQTRTFVADDIDTYSKALDSAIMRYHGLKMQDINRIIDELWKRTYSGTDVDSIRIRSDEVGSSVKGKSYNYRVVMYKQDAELDMRGRCSAGQKVLASIIIRLALSETFGVNCGVIALDEPTTNLDEENIESLAKSLSNIIEMRRHQKNFQLIVITHDEQFLNHMNASEFTDHFFRVKRDDRQKSQIEWVDISRVSD, from the coding sequence ATGAGTGCTATTTACAAGCTCTCGATTCAAGGGATCCGCTCCTTCGACTCAAATGACAGGGAGACAATCGAATTTGGTAAACCGCTTACGCTTATCGTAGGTGCCAACGGTTCAGGCAAAACAACGATTATCGAATGTTTGAAATACGCTACTTCCGGTGATTTGCCTCCAAACAGCAAGGGGGGTGCCTTTGTGCACGATCCCAAGATTACTGGTGAAAAGGACATTAGAGCTCAGGTGAAGTTGGCCTTCACGAGTGCCAACAACTTAAACATGATAGTTACACGAAATATCCAGTTACTCGTGAAAAAGACAACGACTACTTTTAAAACACTCGAAGGCCAATTAGTTATAGTAAATGGTAATGGCAATAGAAACACTTTGAGTACCCGTTCTGTTGAGCTCGATACACAGGTGCCGCTATATCTGGGGGTGCCAAAAGCGATCTTGGACTATGTGATCTTCTGCCATCAGGAGGATAGTCTATGGCCATTGAGTGAGCCCGCtaatttgaagaagaaatttgATGAGATTTTTCAGGCCATGAAGTTCACGAAGGCTCTGGATAATTTGAAGGGAATCAAGAAAGACATGTCCATTGACATAAGATTGCTGAAGCAATCGGTTGAACATCTGCGAGTTGATCGAGATAGATCTAAGATGACTGAAGTCAATATCAACCAACTGGAAGCAAAAGTAGACGCCTATAAAGCGGAGGTTAAAGAAATAGAAAACCAATTAGTTGATATCACTGAGCAATCAGAtcatctcttcaaatccaatcAAGATTTTCAAAAAATCCTATCTAGAGTtgagaacttgaagaacaacCGCGAATCTCTCAGTCAGCAAATCAAAAGGCTGTCAAATGCAGTTGATATCATTGATTTGCCTAGAAAAGAAGTGGaacagctgctgaagagcttCGCTAGCACTTTGAAGGtgaaagagatggaaaTGAAACATCTGGAAGAGGAAACGAAACAAATGAAGGAACGCGTCTCAAAACTACAGGCAGAGTGCAATGGACTGATGATAAGACAGGGAGAATTGACAGCAGCGTGCGACCTCAATGAGAAACGTAAAGATAGACTAAGGCAAAAGGGACAAGAGGTGATCGCTTTGTACAAGCTGACTGTGAACGATCAATGTTCCAGCGATGTTATTTtgtcgaaattgaaatCTGTTAGAGATAAGCTGAGGTTACAATCTGAAGAGATAGAAGAGGTTGCCAATCGggaaattgaagctttaGAACGGGAATTAAATGGCATAAGGCGGAGTGCGATTGTAAGGAATGAGAGGCTGGAGTATGGTAAGCAGGATAGAGATAAGATATCCCGTGAAATAGATCGCTTACAGAAAGAATTAGCAGCTCTTGATATATCAGGGGAGGATTTGGAAACAGAGAGGGCTTCTCTTAATAGGTTTACGGAAAAACTGAAAGAGTGGGAAAAAGTGGACGTCGTAGGAGCTCTAAATAAACAGATAAAGGAGAAAAATGATCAAATGGTTATTTTGGAAAATGAGTTGGACACGTTACAGACAAGAATCTCGAGAACCAATGATCAGGCGGACCTGTACGCCAGGTTATCTATCGTCAAACAATCGCTTCAAGACAAATTCGAGGAAATGAATAAGAAAATACAgactcttgaagatgatccaaTGACCCACAGGTGGCAATTGAAATATGGACCCGATCTTGATATTGAGTTTAAAAGGAAGTACATTGATGTTCAGAAGGAAACAAGTGGCAAGAGACAGCTGCTACAAGATCTGGATAAAAAATACACTGAGGCTGCATTAAACCTAAATAATACTGAATCTGAGCTTGCCAAGAATagaaagttgaaagagaaCTTGCTTGCCAAATTGCAAAAAGCATTACCCGAGGATTGTCCTATTGAAGATTACGATGAAGTTGTTGCAGAAAGTGAGTCATCATACAGAATTGCTCTGGAGAATTTAAAAATGCATCAGACGACAATAGAGTTTAATAAAAGAGCTTTAGAGgttgcagagaaagaaaggTCCTGCTACTTGTGTTCGagaaagtttgaaaatGAGAAGTTCGCGAGCGGTTTATTGGAAAAATTGAGGACTAGAACGGATAGTAGGTTTGAGGATACACTTAAAGAAACCGTTTCCAATGAAAAAGAGTACTTGGATACATTGAGGGGTTTGAAGGAAGATattctttctttgcagaGTGCTAAATCTAGGATAGCAGATTTGTCTGAAGCCAAAAGCAATCTTCGGGAAGAGGTGAAGCGACTCAAAATTGACAGAGACCAATGTGAAGTCGAATTAAAAaaagtggaagaagatAGAAGTCATGCCGAGCAAATTTTGCGCCCTATAGTTGATTACATCATCAGAAGTGTAAAAGAGGTTAAGCAATTAGAAGACCAAAACAAAACTATAACGGATGAACTTGCATTATATGGGACATCTGAGGATGGTGTTCGAACTGTGGAGGAACTTCAAACACTGCAACGAAGCAAAAATGATCTTCTACGGTCGTGCAGGAAGGAGATAAATTAtttgcaagaagaaaaacagaACAAATTAGGAGAATATACTAGGCTGTCATCCGTCATCAAGGAAAGAGGTTCTAAAGTTACTGAACTTGAAAAACAGTTAATGTTAAAAGAAAATATCACAGCAGACATAAACAGCAAAAGCGAGCAACTAAATGACCTTGAATCAACAATCGAATCTCTCGGCAAGGAAGTAGATGCGCAAAATGAGAAAATGAAACATTCTGAAACGCAATTGACtaaaagaaagaaaactTTTGCTGAAGAACATGCTGCTTCGCAAAACTCTTGTAAAGCTATCGATGGACATATTAATGAACTATCGAAATTGAAAACAGACGTTGATAGTTTTGCGCTAGATGGCCCTCAGGAACTTGAGTCCTGTACgaagcaattggaagagCGTCAACGGGAGGTCAGAAGCTTGAGtgaagccattgaaagGGAATCTGAGGGCTTAATGAAACAAGCACAAAGAGTAAAAGATTCCAATAATGAAAAAAGAAATCTGGAACAGAACCTTGAGTTAATTAATCTCAAGGAGTCATTAAGTTCAATCGAAAAAGAGATCAACGACCTTGATGTGCAAAACGCTGAGGCTGAGCGCGACAAGTATCAGCAGGAGTCTCTTCGTCTCAGAAATCTATACGAGAAATTGAGTTCAGAGAATGCGGGAAAGCTTGGTGAGATAAAgcaacttcaaaatcaaatTGAGGCTTTCGCTCGACAATTGCAAACGGATTATAAAGATGTGGAGAATGATTACCACAAGAAGTGGGTAGAGCTGCAGACGAGAACTTTTGTTGCTGACGATATTGACACATACTCGAAGGCTCTGGATAGTGCCATTATGAGGTATCATGGACTTAAAATGCAAGATATTAACAGAATTATAGACGAGCTTTGGAAGCGAACCTACAGTGGTACTGATGTGGACTCAATCCGAATTCGTTCGGACGAGGTCGGCAGTAGCGTGAAAGGTAAGTCATATAACTATCGGGTTGTTATGTACAAACAAGATGCGGAATTGGATATGCGCGGCAGATGCTCAGCTGGCCAAAAAGTTCTTGCTTCCATCATCATTAGACTGGCACTGTCGGAGACCTTTGGGGTCAATTGCGGCGTCATAGCGCTGGATGAACCTACCACAAACCTTGATGAGGAGAACATAGAAAGCCTTGCAAAGTCGCTCAGCAATATCATTGAAATGAGAAGACATCAGAAAAACTTCCAGCTTATCGTTATCACGCATGATGAACAGTTTTTAAATCATATGAACGCATCTGAATTCACCGACCATTTCTTTAGGGTAAAGAGGGATGATAGGCAGAAATCGCAAATTGAGTGGGTTGACATAAGCAGAGTTAGTGACTAG
- the JJJ3 gene encoding Jjj3p (ancestral locus Anc_1.113), translated as MASSHYEVLGLSCDSSLGCIKKAYKERLLSSHPDKTRNDSSSVEVNKIQEAYKVLSNPELREIYDKSLKDDQKKQGLHSSGDGLDEYSLDEFCFNPAICEYCMDCPRCHGKDGFHFSEGTLEEHCQERASGGFLVLAQCSACSLWLKVNFDLAEEYEQADV; from the coding sequence ATGGCAAGCTCGCATTATGAAGTTCTTGGGTTGAGCTGTGACTCTAGCTTGGGCTGCATTAAAAAAGCATATAAAGAGAGACTTCTCAGTAGCCATCCTGATAAAACCCGCAATGATTCTTCTAGCGTTGAGGTGAATAAAATCCAAGAGGCCTACAAAGTACTTAGCAACCCAGAGTTACGTGAGATTTACGACAAATCAttgaaagatgatcaaAAAAAGCAAGGGCTCCATAGCAGCGGCGATGGGCTCGACGAATATTCTTTAGACGAGTTTTGCTTTAATCCGGCGATCTGCGAGTATTGTATGGATTGTCCCCGTTGTCATGGTAAGGATGGTTTCCATTTCAGTGAGGGAACGCTAGAGGAACATTGTCAGGAAAGAGCAAGCGGCGGGTTCCTAGTGCTTGCCCAATGTTCTGCTTGCAGTCTGTGGCTCAAAGTTAATTTTGATCTTGCCGAAGAGTATGAACAGGCTGATGTATGA
- the RPA49 gene encoding DNA-directed RNA polymerase I subunit RPA49 (ancestral locus Anc_1.112), with amino-acid sequence MGSKRNFTEVEIEEYQDHPSVVVGSFFKGVRVPKETTFELYKKKGSKDAFVLHGENDRLEYEGDGSVSLSNQYVVGVYNPNKKAIRLYKAPLIDSKVISKSCKSLSGPRIKSESNIKNSALRNALGEAFGTKKAKKAIADLERNRVDSDKLVDSAIDIVDSVRSAAKGLPTRQELEDKITLDRPTPVANVDATDVEQIYPIENIIPKREMQFIRVGAFFKENDHEKRLEMLPYSKSQYVSEKLPTLTQVTQSTKLQLLYYLSLLLGVYENRRVNNKTKLLEKLNFPPEMLLDGVLERFTVSKASQVGRSKDRSFVIDPQNEDKLLCYILIIIMHLNNFIVQVSPLAKELALKPSKIVNLFRVVGATVKGATVAQAEAFGIPKSSASTYKIATLKVPFKLPQMTRRGRAAR; translated from the coding sequence ATGGGCTCTAAGAGGAATTTCACCGAGGTAGAAATAGAAGAGTACCAGGATCACCCCAGTGTTGTTGTAGGAAGTTTTTTCAAGGGAGTACGGGTACCAAAAGAGACTACTTTCGAACTTTACAAGAAAAAAGGTTCCAAAGATGCCTTTGTACTGCACGGGGAAAACGATAGATTAGAATATGAAGGTGACGGAAGCGTTTCTTTATCCAATCAGTATGTTGTTGGGGTGTATAACCCAAACAAGAAGGCGATTCGGCTTTACAAGGCTCCACTCATCGATTCAAAAGTGATCTCCAAAAGCTGCAAGAGTCTGTCGGGTCCAAGAATCAAGAGTGAGTCGAATATCAAAAACTCTGCGTTGAGGAATGCGTTAGGTGAAGCGTTCGGTACCAAAAAGGCAAAGAAGGCCATTGCTGATCTAGAAAGAAATCGTGTCGACTCAGATAAATTAGTCGATTCCGCTATTGATATTGTGGATTCTGTTAGATCCGCTGCAAAAGGTCTTCCAACGAGACAAGAGTTGGAGGACAAGATCACTTTGGATAGACCAACTCCCGTTGCCAACGTCGATGCCACCGATGTTGAACAAATCTATCCAATTGAGAATATAATACCGAAAAGAGAGATGCAGTTCATTCGCGTGGGTgcgttcttcaaagagaatgACCACGAGAAAAGATTGGAAATGTTGCCTTACTCGAAGTCACAATATGTTAGCGAGAAGCTGCCAACTTTGACACAGGTTACGCAGTCGACCAAACTACAGCTGCTTTACTATCTGTCCCTCCTTCTGGGAGTGTACGAGAACAGAAGAGTCAACAACAAGAcaaagctgctggaaaaactgaATTTCCCACCGGAAATGCTTTTGGATGGGGTGCTTGAGAGATTCACTGTCAGCAAAGCCAGTCAAGTGGGAAGATCGAAGGACAGATCGTTCGTTATCGATCCCCAAAACGAAGACAAGCTACTCTGTTACATTCTAATCATCATAATGCATCTAAACAATTTCATCGTTCAGGTCTCACCACTAGCCAAGGAGCTGGCTTTGAAACCGTCCAAGATTGTAAACTTATTCCGAGTAGTCGGTGCCACTGTTAAAGGAGCCACTGTTGCACAAGCCGAGGCCTTCGGTATTCCAAAGAGCTCAGCTTCCACATATAAGATCGCCACGCTCAAAGTTCCCTTCAAGTTGCCACAGATGACGAGAAGAGGCAGAGCTGCTCGATAA